Proteins from a genomic interval of Selenomonadales bacterium:
- a CDS encoding 4Fe-4S binding protein — MNKNGLGGVDMDNNMVVLSPEEVKRVKGLGCLRDKRYGDVFNVRVITRNGKITAQEHRVIAEAAERFGSGEVAMTTRLTLEIQGVRYSNIQPLIDFLGAHGLSTGGTGSLVRPIVSCKGTTCQYGLADTYSLSDKIHERFYVGYHGVMLPHKFKIAVGGCPNNCVKPDLNDLGIVGQSIPVVELSKCRGCKKCQVVESCPIKIAKVADGKIDIDPAECNKCGRCQGKCPFGAMVEYQAGFKVTIGGRWGKKIAHGIPLTKIFTSEEEVMDVVEKAILLFRDEGISGERFADTVARLGFDYVNDKLIGSDIDKTAILNKAVKGDAMC, encoded by the coding sequence TCGCCCGAAGAAGTCAAACGAGTCAAAGGGCTGGGGTGTTTGCGGGACAAACGTTACGGTGATGTGTTCAATGTGCGGGTCATCACGCGTAACGGTAAGATCACGGCACAAGAACACCGTGTGATCGCTGAAGCGGCAGAACGATTCGGCAGTGGTGAGGTTGCGATGACGACACGCTTGACGTTGGAGATACAAGGTGTCAGATATAGTAATATTCAGCCGTTGATCGATTTTCTCGGTGCGCATGGTCTGTCTACCGGCGGTACGGGGAGCCTGGTACGCCCGATCGTATCTTGTAAAGGAACGACGTGCCAATATGGTCTGGCGGATACGTACAGTCTGTCCGATAAGATTCACGAGCGTTTTTATGTAGGCTATCACGGCGTAATGTTACCGCATAAGTTCAAGATCGCCGTAGGCGGTTGCCCGAATAATTGTGTTAAGCCCGATCTGAATGATCTTGGCATCGTTGGACAGAGCATTCCCGTAGTAGAGTTGTCTAAGTGTCGTGGATGTAAGAAGTGTCAGGTAGTAGAGAGCTGTCCTATCAAGATAGCAAAGGTCGCAGACGGTAAGATCGACATCGATCCTGCTGAATGTAACAAATGCGGTCGCTGTCAAGGCAAATGTCCGTTCGGTGCGATGGTTGAATATCAGGCGGGATTCAAGGTAACGATCGGCGGTCGCTGGGGCAAAAAGATCGCGCACGGTATTCCGTTAACGAAAATATTCACTTCCGAAGAAGAGGTCATGGATGTCGTAGAAAAAGCCATTCTTCTGTTCCGTGATGAAGGTATTTCGGGAGAGCGTTTTGCCGATACGGTGGCGCGATTGGGTTTTGATTATGTGAACGACAAGTTGATCGGCAGTGATATTGATAAAACCGCCATCTTGAATAAGGCTGTCAAGGGGGACGCTATGTGTTGA